In the genome of Calothrix sp. PCC 6303, the window ACCCAGTTAGAAGCTTTTAGCGATCGCTCTGTGGAAAATCTTTCTGGGGGAGAAAGACAACGGGCTTTTTTGGCTTTAGCTTTAGCACAAGAACCAAAGGTTTTGTTGTTAGATGAACCCACGACTTACTTAGATATTAACTATCAATTACAATTACTGGAATTACTCAAAGAATTAAACCAAACACAGCAATTAACTATTGTCACCGTACTACATGAATTAAATTTAGCCGCTAGATATAGCGATCGGATTGCTTTGTTTAAACAGGGTCATCTGTGGGATGTGGGAACACCCGCAAAGGTTTTAAACCCAGATGCGATCGCACAGGTTTTTAATGTTGAAGCTCTAATTATTGATACTCCTGTTGGTTTACAGGTTTGTGCAATGTCATCTCTATAGGTCAACTAGTTAAGCTGAGAAAATAAAGCTTTTAACCAGTAAAATCATATATTCATGATGAGAATGATTATTGTTACTCTAATAAATTTATTAGTTTCACAGCATACAGAACACTTTGATTTTTAATTCTAGCTAACCTTAACTAAAAACATATCCATGTCCAAAAAATATTTTCAAATAATTACCATCAGCTTGTCCATTGCTTTGACAGTTCCTCTGACTGCA includes:
- a CDS encoding ABC transporter ATP-binding protein, which encodes MPLEIQNLTGGYTTIPIVKDVNLSLQTGEWLSLVGANGSGKSTFLKLLIRILSPLHGAVLLDGKIIHSQPANVVAQKLALLPQQQTVPAGLTVRQLVSLGRTPHQPWWQWELASEDREKVEIAIQKTQLEAFSDRSVENLSGGERQRAFLALALAQEPKVLLLDEPTTYLDINYQLQLLELLKELNQTQQLTIVTVLHELNLAARYSDRIALFKQGHLWDVGTPAKVLNPDAIAQVFNVEALIIDTPVGLQVCAMSSL